The Centroberyx gerrardi isolate f3 chromosome 12, fCenGer3.hap1.cur.20231027, whole genome shotgun sequence genome has a window encoding:
- the il6r gene encoding interleukin-6 receptor subunit alpha isoform X2: MRIFLPLLCALCVLPAHSIFEGTCLRKDPPPGVLVLSPGSKLALACSGQVKVDGVKVTMTRDSPDKNRAGSPLDAKPASVSGQDGIGNNSGALGQRDKHGMEDSVSEGYYTRPTEAGVNIVTGENGESVTKSEYEERTSQLGYTDTGHKASPTAPTLQPTSVSRPVVEAVSDWQAEEADSEDDCEEEEEEEEEEEGGGGSRVTRGLRTRPQWKWNGRTVRAGETDWGEVMFERSGRTLSLPSVRVADSGKYSCHHRGKMLFSFKVIVADPPEYPILSCYKKSPSSKIRCEWTPQQPITIRPYCYLFLSKESKTFSRSECSYSPRLSRCWCALDHNEDELRVLHMAYLCVTSTMGNATSSLLNFRPLSILKPDPPSAVAVRQEEGQERRLRVTWGLPCSWKPQDRYYGLDYEISYRPAKPLGPHASQIEIIKDRFYTITDALPGVEYLIQLRTREEYDGLWSNWSTPVYARSWTAQGSTVLLSDDLSNTMYPIYVDKEGSGDYISDVPEPEGSAEEVWHPVLWISGSCVLLSVTLAAYIFRHKEKFVSKLQNLSVVTHCSELSQPPAAAPAPPEVQALVTFAPPRYKEPLPNEVEEEEDEKEEEEEEEEEEEEEQVEDRREAMHFNNTSYFLVKREC, from the exons ACCCTCCACCTGGTGTGCTGGTGTTATCCCCAGGCAGTAAGCTGGCCCTGGCCTGCAGTGGCCAGGTGAAGGTGGATGGAGTAAAGGTTACCATGACCAGAGACAGCccagacaaaaacagagcagGGAGCCCTTTGGACGCAAAGCCAGCCAGTGTTAGTGGACAAGACGGTATTGGAAACAACAGTGGCGCTTTAGGGCAAAGAGACAAACATGGCATGGAGGATTCTGTAAGTGAAGGATACTACACCCGCCCCACTGAGGCAGGAGTCAACATTGTGACCGGAGAGAATGGAGAAAGTGTAACGAAGAGCGAGTATGAAGAGCGGACCAGTCAACTCGGATATACGGACACAGGACACAAAGCCAGTCCCACCGCTCCAACTCTTCAGCCAACCAGTGTGAGCAGACCGGTGGTGGAGGCTGTATCCGATTGGCAGGCTGAAGAGGCGGACAGTGAAGATgactgtgaggaagaggaggaggaggaggaggaggaggaaggagggggtgGGAGCAGGGTGACGAGGGGCCTGAGAACTAGGCCACAGTGGAAGTGGAACGGGAGGACAGTGagggcaggagagacagactgggGAGAAGTCATGTTTGAGAGGAGCGGGAGGACGCTGTCTCTGCCCTCAGTAAGAGTAGCAGACTCTGGGAAGTACAGCTGTCATCACAGGGGCAAAATGCTTTTCTCATTTAAAGTGATTGTTGCAG ATCCTCCTGAGTACCCCATTCTGTCCTGCTATAAAAAGTCGCCCAGCAGTAAGATTCGCTGTGAGTGGACGCCACAGCAGCCCATCACCATCCGCCCTTACTGTTACCTCTTCCTCAGTAAAGA GTCAAAGACATTCTCTCGTTCAGAGTGCTCCTACTCCCCCCGGCTGTCCCGCTGCTGGTGTGCTCTGGACCACAACGAGGACGAGCTGAGAGTGCTACACATGGCCTACCTGTGTGTCACGAGCACCATGGGAAACGCCACCAGCTCTCTACTGAACTTCAGACCCCTGAGCATTC TAAAGCCGGACCCTCCGTCAGCGGTGGCCGTCCGAcaggaggagggtcaggagagAAGGCTGAGGGTCACCTGGGGTTTACCTTGCTCCTGGAAGCCTCAAGACCGCTATTATGGACTTGACTATGAGATCAGCTACCGACCCGCCAAGCCCCTGGGGCCTCATGCATCACAG ATAGAGATCATCAAAGACCGGTTCTACACCATCACTGATGCATTGCCTGGTGTTGAGTACCTGATCCAGCTCAGAACTAGAGAGGAATATGATGGTCTTTGGAGTAACTGGAGTACACCCGTCTACGCCCGCAGCTGGACAG CTCAAGGGTCAACCGTGTTGTTGAGCGATGACCTGTCTAACACAATG TATCCAATCTACGTAGACAAGGAAGGCTCCGGCGACTACATATCCGATG TCCCTGAACCAGAAGGCAGTGCGGAGGAGGTGTGGCATCCCGTCCTGTGGATCTCTGGCTCCTGCGTTCTCCTGTCAGTCACTCTGGCTGCTTATATATTCAG acACAAGGAGAAGTTTGTGTCAAAACTCCAGAACCTGAGTGTCGTCACCCACTGCAGCGAATTGTCTCAGCCTCCGGCCGCTGCTCCAGCACCTCCAGAAGTGCAGGCCCTGGTGACCTTCGCCCCGCCGCGTTACAAAGAGCCCCTCCCAAAtgaagtggaggaagaggaagacgaaaaggaagaagaagaagaagaagaagaagaagaagaagaagagcaggtggaggacaggagggaagcCATGCACTTCAACAACACAAGTTATTTCTTGGTCAAGAGAGAGTGCTGA
- the riiad1 gene encoding RIIa domain-containing protein 1 — translation MMAGKGLEKVDVGALSAEQQEKLRQFKIKTRIDNEKYLRSHPEVEILISDFLSDVILKRPADVREFAADHFTNPNLHVVIGSKMQGNSDME, via the exons ATGATggctggaaaaggactggagaaAGTGGACGTTGGTGCTTTAAGCGCTGAGCAGCAAGAGAAACTGCGACAGTTCAAG ATTAAAACAAGAATCGACAACGAGAAGTATTTGAGGTCACATCCAGAAGTGGAGATATTGATAAGCGACTTTCTAAG TGATGTGATTCTTAAAAGGCCTGCTGACGTTCGCGAATTTGCTGCAG ATCACTTCACCAACCCAAACCTTCATGTGGTTATTGGCTCCAAAATGCAGGGAAACAGTGACATGGAATGA
- the il6r gene encoding interleukin-6 receptor subunit alpha isoform X1, whose translation MRIFLPLLCALCVLPAHSIFEGTCLRKDPPPGVLVLSPGSKLALACSGQVKVDGVKVTMTRDSPDKNRAGSPLDAKPASVSGQDGIGNNSGALGQRDKHGMEDSVSEGYYTRPTEAGVNIVTGENGESVTKSEYEERTSQLGYTDTGHKASPTAPTLQPTSVSRPVVEAVSDWQAEEADSEDDCEEEEEEEEEEEGGGGSRVTRGLRTRPQWKWNGRTVRAGETDWGEVMFERSGRTLSLPSVRVADSGKYSCHHRGKMLFSFKVIVADPPEYPILSCYKKSPSSKIRCEWTPQQPITIRPYCYLFLSKDRSKTFSRSECSYSPRLSRCWCALDHNEDELRVLHMAYLCVTSTMGNATSSLLNFRPLSILKPDPPSAVAVRQEEGQERRLRVTWGLPCSWKPQDRYYGLDYEISYRPAKPLGPHASQIEIIKDRFYTITDALPGVEYLIQLRTREEYDGLWSNWSTPVYARSWTAQGSTVLLSDDLSNTMYPIYVDKEGSGDYISDVPEPEGSAEEVWHPVLWISGSCVLLSVTLAAYIFRHKEKFVSKLQNLSVVTHCSELSQPPAAAPAPPEVQALVTFAPPRYKEPLPNEVEEEEDEKEEEEEEEEEEEEEQVEDRREAMHFNNTSYFLVKREC comes from the exons ACCCTCCACCTGGTGTGCTGGTGTTATCCCCAGGCAGTAAGCTGGCCCTGGCCTGCAGTGGCCAGGTGAAGGTGGATGGAGTAAAGGTTACCATGACCAGAGACAGCccagacaaaaacagagcagGGAGCCCTTTGGACGCAAAGCCAGCCAGTGTTAGTGGACAAGACGGTATTGGAAACAACAGTGGCGCTTTAGGGCAAAGAGACAAACATGGCATGGAGGATTCTGTAAGTGAAGGATACTACACCCGCCCCACTGAGGCAGGAGTCAACATTGTGACCGGAGAGAATGGAGAAAGTGTAACGAAGAGCGAGTATGAAGAGCGGACCAGTCAACTCGGATATACGGACACAGGACACAAAGCCAGTCCCACCGCTCCAACTCTTCAGCCAACCAGTGTGAGCAGACCGGTGGTGGAGGCTGTATCCGATTGGCAGGCTGAAGAGGCGGACAGTGAAGATgactgtgaggaagaggaggaggaggaggaggaggaggaaggagggggtgGGAGCAGGGTGACGAGGGGCCTGAGAACTAGGCCACAGTGGAAGTGGAACGGGAGGACAGTGagggcaggagagacagactgggGAGAAGTCATGTTTGAGAGGAGCGGGAGGACGCTGTCTCTGCCCTCAGTAAGAGTAGCAGACTCTGGGAAGTACAGCTGTCATCACAGGGGCAAAATGCTTTTCTCATTTAAAGTGATTGTTGCAG ATCCTCCTGAGTACCCCATTCTGTCCTGCTATAAAAAGTCGCCCAGCAGTAAGATTCGCTGTGAGTGGACGCCACAGCAGCCCATCACCATCCGCCCTTACTGTTACCTCTTCCTCAGTAAAGA TAGGTCAAAGACATTCTCTCGTTCAGAGTGCTCCTACTCCCCCCGGCTGTCCCGCTGCTGGTGTGCTCTGGACCACAACGAGGACGAGCTGAGAGTGCTACACATGGCCTACCTGTGTGTCACGAGCACCATGGGAAACGCCACCAGCTCTCTACTGAACTTCAGACCCCTGAGCATTC TAAAGCCGGACCCTCCGTCAGCGGTGGCCGTCCGAcaggaggagggtcaggagagAAGGCTGAGGGTCACCTGGGGTTTACCTTGCTCCTGGAAGCCTCAAGACCGCTATTATGGACTTGACTATGAGATCAGCTACCGACCCGCCAAGCCCCTGGGGCCTCATGCATCACAG ATAGAGATCATCAAAGACCGGTTCTACACCATCACTGATGCATTGCCTGGTGTTGAGTACCTGATCCAGCTCAGAACTAGAGAGGAATATGATGGTCTTTGGAGTAACTGGAGTACACCCGTCTACGCCCGCAGCTGGACAG CTCAAGGGTCAACCGTGTTGTTGAGCGATGACCTGTCTAACACAATG TATCCAATCTACGTAGACAAGGAAGGCTCCGGCGACTACATATCCGATG TCCCTGAACCAGAAGGCAGTGCGGAGGAGGTGTGGCATCCCGTCCTGTGGATCTCTGGCTCCTGCGTTCTCCTGTCAGTCACTCTGGCTGCTTATATATTCAG acACAAGGAGAAGTTTGTGTCAAAACTCCAGAACCTGAGTGTCGTCACCCACTGCAGCGAATTGTCTCAGCCTCCGGCCGCTGCTCCAGCACCTCCAGAAGTGCAGGCCCTGGTGACCTTCGCCCCGCCGCGTTACAAAGAGCCCCTCCCAAAtgaagtggaggaagaggaagacgaaaaggaagaagaagaagaagaagaagaagaagaagaagaagagcaggtggaggacaggagggaagcCATGCACTTCAACAACACAAGTTATTTCTTGGTCAAGAGAGAGTGCTGA